The Calypte anna isolate BGI_N300 unplaced genomic scaffold, bCalAnn1_v1.p scaffold_220_arrow_ctg1, whole genome shotgun sequence DNA segment TACAATCCTGTGTGGCCCCGTGGTGATGCTGCAAGCACCAGCGGCCCTGAGCTTGAGGAGAAAGATCTGAACAAGCTGCACCACGCTGCCGCCCACGGTCACCTGTCCTGGCTGAGGCGCTGGCGCTGGTGGATGGAGATTTGGGGCATCGACCGCCGTGACAGGGAGAATCggtgaggggctgtgggcagcATGCTCGGGTGGGCTGTGGGAGCATCCCCCCTGCAGGGTTTGTGTGGGATCCCCTTGGAGCTGCTTGCTTGCAAAGCAAGATGTGCCCtgtcagctgggagggggaactGGAGAGCTTCCCAGTGCTGGGAACTGCTGGGTGGGCGCCAgtgctcctggaggtgctgggctgctgcttggccctgctctccctgcagggttctcttgcagctgctgaggccTCCCCAGgtctctcctgccctgtgggTGATGTCTGCAGGtttgcagcagcagtagcagggTCTGGGCAGGGTCCCCCGGGCTGGGTGGTGCCACAGCTTTGGTTCTTTCCTTGTCTGTCAGTGTTAAGCTCCCATGTTTGATTCTCAGGACACCTCTCCATCTGGCGTGTGCCAACGGCCACACAGAGGTTGCCAGATTCCTTCTAAAGCACGGCAGCCAGTTGGATGCTGTTGATAATTTTGGGAGAACACCCCTGATGAAGGTGAGTGAGAGAAGTTCTGCTCTTGGAAGAGGGGCTTCTTGACTGTGCATGAAAGGAGAGGTGTCTGGCAGGACTCTGTAGGCAGAGCTGTGCGGAAAGACGCCTGTTGTGTTTGGAGTGGAACAGGCACCTGTCAGATCATCTTTGCAGGtgctcttctttcccagtggTCAGAAGCTGGGCGAGCTGTGATGGAGTGAAATGTGAATTTTGGAAGTctttcatttttgtgtgtgtgtgtgtgtgttgttccCAGGCAGTACAGCTCAGAGAACAGGACTGTGTGACTTTTCTGCTAGAGCACGGTGCTGACCCAAATCTTGCAGACATCGATGGCAACACTGCCCTCCAGTTGGCCATCCTGGCTCGTAGTAAAAACCTCGTGGAGCTGTTACTCAGGCATGGTGCCAAACTGGATGCCAAGAATAAGGtaaatgtttctatttcttcAAGAAGTCCTTTCAGAAAGTTGCATCgatatttcttttacagatttattttttttactttgattaTTAACATGATGCATTTCTCTGACTTCTCAGAAGGGCAGTACCCCACTAACTCTTGCTATCACTGAAGAACACGAGGAGATATTAGAAGATCTcctgaaagcaggagctgatgtGCATGCTCGAGATGAGCATGAAAGGTGAGGGGTTTAtccaggagaaggagggggtgcaggaagaaggagggggtccaggaggaggtggggatccaggaagaggagaggatCCAGGAAGAAGAGGGGATCCAGGAAGAAGAGGGGATCCATAAGGAGGAGGGGGTCCAGGAGTAAGAGTGGGTCCAGGAATAGGAGGGGATCCAGGATTAGGAGGGGGcccaggaaggaggaggggtccaggaaggaggagagggtcCAGGAAAGCAAAGACTTTGGTTTGCTCCTTGAGTGTTTATCCAGATGTGTTCATTGTAAAGGAATGGGGACAATACTTCTTCTGAGAGCAAGCAGGAATGCAAATAATGACTGTGTCTGTGTCAGATGATCCATGGCATTGCATGTTTTGAATCTTTCAGAACCCCACTGAtgattgctgcttctgttgggGAGATGTATTTGGTCAAAGTTCTCCTTTCTCACGGAGCCAATTTTTCCCATGAAGACAAAGATGGGAGGATAGCTGTGGATTATGCTGATCTCCATGGCCATTTACGGTAACCTTTGAACTTTATGATTAGAATAAGTGGTGTGGTCTCTTCCTCTTCCACTGAACCTCTTCCAGTCTTATTTTCACaccttaaagtctctcttccctattcccttttatcttcctttggGAGGGTGGAAGGGGGGGGTACCAGAGCAATTCTGTCACCTGGGCTTTTGGTTAGCACTGAGATTCTCTCAGGTGGTTATGTGTGCCTAAAAGGCAGGCTGAACAAATGTTCTGAGCAGGAATTAATAACTTGGAAGGTGGGAATGTGCATTTATAGGGTGAATGTGACTGCAGGGAATGCTGGAGTGAGTTCTGTGTGTATTACCCTTAAGAAATACTGAGGAGTTTAtggatttttatatatatttgcagGGGGGATAATAAATTGGTGTTAACTGCTGTGCCAGCATGTGGTTCTTTTTACCAactttatttcctctctttctctgtgcagTGTAAGTCAGTACCTGGCAAAACTGGAGGACACAGCAGAAGCTCCTGCAGGGGATGCACTTGGATCtcctgagcaggcaggagctgctggagggataaaagaaaaagcagagcaggagaagacAGGAGAAGCTCCTGTGTGTAATGCAGAAGATACCAGCATAGTCATCACtcctgagcaggcaggagctgctccagtttTGGGGGGTGCACCTGCTGTGGACAGAGGAGGTAGGATCCTTAACTCTGGAGGAGCTCAAGAGGGATGTGATGTGTCCTTTTCTTGAGGTGGTTTGTATTGTCAGCACTGACTGTGCTGTGCTCCCGGGTGACTTCAGTGCAGGcctcaggaggagcagcacaagAAGCTTTGTGAATGTGCTGATTTGTTACTTTTTGGCCTTGTCAGGCTGTAAGGGCAGTTGTGATTTGTGTGCTCCATGTCCACTGACGGGATTGTGTCCTCtagaatgaattttttaatacaaatgaACTCTAGATTGGGACCTGTTcttcttttagtttttttaagtgtgttgTATCAGAGCTGTGTGTcaaatggagagcagagagTGTTCAGGGAGCACTTATTGGCATTAACAGTGCAGTCTGGCTGGCAGTGCAAAGCACATCATGAGAgtccctttgctgtgctgcagcaacagAGGGTTAGAGGGTAAGCTGGGGTGATCCTGAGCGAGCTTCTGAGGTCCTCTGAAGTGTATGTTTTGGGGAGGAGTCCTTGTGCCTCATCCATTCCATGTGCTTGTGGTCAActcaagagaagcagcactgcctgctgctctgaggCAAATGTTACAGCCCTGTCAGCAGGGAATTGGGTGCTGGATACCTGTCATAAGAGAACCCCAGCATTTGCTGTCTTGAAATATCAGGTGTTAGTGAGCAGGATGGGTAGAGAAGGTGGATAGTGATTTGTATTCTAAATAATGTAACAACAGAGGGACCTGCAGCCACAGGTGCCACACAGAGTGTTCCAGGAGGCACAGAGGTGCATCCGTACACCGACACTCAGGTGTGACTCCTGCAGCAGTCACCAGACCCATTTGGGTCCAGTTGTGGCCAGTTTCATTCTGTAGGAGCTGTAGAGTTGTCCATGTTAAATGTTTGTGTGTACTGTTTTATTGTGAGCTTGCCAAATCTCATGTCAGCATGTCATTGAATCTTTGAACAGCCACAGATGACCTTTGTGAAGGAGGCTCAGTAAGGTGAGACTTTACAAACCCCAACCACTTGCTTGAGGGGTGATTTTAGAGACATAGCActcattttgctttggttttgaaggagctctgaggaggaggggaatgATGAGACTTGGAGTGATTCTGAAGAATAAGTCTGTTTTAGCCCTAAGGTATGGTGCATTTCCAGGAAAAGTGtccttgaaaaagaaatctctt contains these protein-coding regions:
- the LOC115600314 gene encoding ankyrin repeat domain-containing protein 7-like, with amino-acid sequence MGLFSRKRHRRYRAVPRYNPVWPRGDAASTSGPELEEKDLNKLHHAAAHGHLSWLRRWRWWMEIWGIDRRDRENRTPLHLACANGHTEVARFLLKHGSQLDAVDNFGRTPLMKAVQLREQDCVTFLLEHGADPNLADIDGNTA